The DNA region ATTTTTCTGATCCAAGTTATTCAGATCATAGTTATAATAACCACCAAACCATAGCATATTCTTCCACAACTTTTAGTGACCCTAAATATCTTGTGTATGATCCCAATTATGGTATGACTCAGCTTGTTCTCTCTTATTCTACTTTGGAATTCAATGAACCTGCTTTTGATGAATATGATCCAACACCTTATGGTGGTGGCTATGACATTGTTGAAACCTATGGCAAGCCTCAACCGCCTTCTGAAAAGATCTGCTATCCTCGTTCCGACTCAACTTCAAATTCAATTCCAGTTCCAACTCCAGCTCCGATTCCGATTCCAGTTCTGGTTCCGGTTCCGGTCCCTTCGGAGGATGCGAAAACTGAAGAGAAAGTAAATAAACCACAAAATGAAACCATAGATCAAATTGCTGTGGAAAAGCCAAAGTCAGAAGATAGTACTATAAAAGAAACTATTGAGGCTTATGAAGGTGAAGAAGAATCTGAAGATAGTGATTATAGTGAGGAAAATGATGCTGAAGATGCTGCTGATGATGAGAACAATTCAGGGTCTAGTTATGAGAAGGAAGTGACTCCTCCTAAATATGAATATCCAAGTGGATATGGTTTGGAAACTGTGGATATATGTGAAAGCTTGTTTGGTTATTGGCCATGTTTGGCAAAAATGAAGAGAGAAAATTGTTGTAATGGATCAGTTCATAGAGAAAACCACTGTCAGGAGAATATGTGGAAAGGAACTGCAGATTATCTGTTTGGAAATCCATATCCATATGGTGGGAGAAGAGATGATGATTATGGAGGAGAGTTTTTCTATGGTTATGAAAGGCATTGATTACAGTGATGAATCATGGTGACAGAAATGAAATAATTTGTTCAAATGTGTAATGAGAGAATTTGAAAGTTGTAAAGGTTGTTTCTGATGTAAGAATAAATGTAGGAATTTGATTGAAAGATGTGAAAAGAATAAATTTTCATGTTTACAGGCTTTATCCTATGGTTCTAGTTTAAGAGCTAGTAGTTTGATGAATGATTTTCTGTCCATGATGTTTTTTTTACAGAATGATATTTAACATTGAGTCATCAATTTGCAATCtaaaaatttgattttttaaatTGGTTTAACATCCTACTTCTGTCATGTTTGtgaattattttttaaaataatctaattttttaattaaaattctaaaataaccattttttataaatatttatcACAATAATCATTTTTCCAAAAATATTTAAC from Lathyrus oleraceus cultivar Zhongwan6 chromosome 1, CAAS_Psat_ZW6_1.0, whole genome shotgun sequence includes:
- the LOC127083172 gene encoding uncharacterized protein LOC127083172 encodes the protein MAYYNSSYSGSGYGEYNFNSYTVNYNYDQVPSSYDYNQPNYGYDSSSYFSDPSYSDHSYNNHQTIAYSSTTFSDPKYLVYDPNYGMTQLVLSYSTLEFNEPAFDEYDPTPYGGGYDIVETYGKPQPPSEKICYPRSDSTSNSIPVPTPAPIPIPVLVPVPVPSEDAKTEEKVNKPQNETIDQIAVEKPKSEDSTIKETIEAYEGEEESEDSDYSEENDAEDAADDENNSGSSYEKEVTPPKYEYPSGYGLETVDICESLFGYWPCLAKMKRENCCNGSVHRENHCQENMWKGTADYLFGNPYPYGGRRDDDYGGEFFYGYERH